From a region of the Ardenticatena maritima genome:
- the cofG gene encoding 7,8-didemethyl-8-hydroxy-5-deazariboflavin synthase CofG, with protein sequence MSITPFRLLGQLESGAPIDRETAYRLIRATGEEALALFQAAATLRTRMKGRRITYSRKVFIPLTNLCRDKCAYCTFARAPNDPRAHTMTLDEVLAVARQGAAHGCKEALFSLGDKPEERHARAREDLARLGYASTFEYLRAMAELVLEETGLLPHINAGILTREQMAALRPISASMGIMLESVSERLLERGQAHYGCPDKVPAVRLQMLREAGELRIPFTTGILIGIGETPEERVDALFAIADIHATYGHIQEVIIQNFRAKPDIRFANHPEPSAFDMMRTIAVARLILGGEMNIQAPPNLTPDAYGMYLLAGINDWGGVSPVTRDHINPEAPWPKLTELAQVTSAFGFSLHERLAIYPEFAARHEFVDPRMRAHIERYQHAMA encoded by the coding sequence ATGAGCATCACACCATTCAGACTTCTGGGACAACTGGAAAGCGGCGCCCCTATTGACCGTGAAACCGCCTATCGCCTGATTCGTGCAACCGGCGAAGAAGCCCTGGCACTCTTTCAGGCGGCGGCAACGTTGCGCACGCGCATGAAGGGGCGGCGCATCACCTACTCGCGCAAAGTCTTTATCCCGCTCACAAACTTGTGCCGCGACAAGTGCGCCTACTGCACGTTTGCCCGCGCCCCCAACGACCCCCGCGCCCACACCATGACTCTCGATGAAGTGCTGGCGGTGGCGCGGCAGGGGGCGGCGCATGGGTGCAAAGAAGCCTTGTTCAGCCTGGGCGACAAGCCCGAAGAGCGCCACGCCCGCGCCCGTGAAGACCTTGCCCGCCTGGGCTACGCATCCACGTTCGAGTATCTGCGCGCCATGGCGGAACTCGTGTTGGAAGAAACGGGGCTGTTGCCGCACATCAACGCCGGCATTCTCACACGCGAGCAAATGGCGGCGCTGCGCCCCATCAGTGCGAGCATGGGCATCATGCTGGAATCAGTGAGCGAGCGCCTGTTGGAGCGTGGGCAGGCGCACTATGGCTGCCCCGACAAGGTGCCCGCTGTGCGCTTGCAAATGCTGCGTGAAGCCGGTGAACTGCGCATCCCCTTCACTACCGGCATTCTCATCGGCATTGGCGAAACCCCCGAAGAACGGGTGGACGCCCTCTTCGCGATTGCCGACATTCACGCCACCTATGGGCATATCCAGGAAGTCATCATCCAAAACTTCCGCGCCAAGCCGGACATTCGCTTTGCCAACCACCCTGAACCTTCGGCGTTTGACATGATGCGCACGATTGCCGTGGCGCGTCTCATCCTGGGCGGCGAGATGAACATTCAAGCGCCGCCTAACCTCACACCCGACGCCTATGGCATGTACCTGTTGGCGGGCATCAACGACTGGGGGGGCGTCTCGCCCGTGACGCGCGACCACATCAACCCTGAAGCGCCCTGGCCCAAATTGACCGAATTGGCGCAAGTGACGTCGGCGTTTGGGTTTTCTTTGCATGAACGCCTCGCCATCTATCCCGAATTTGCCGCGCGACATGAATTTGTTGACCCACGGATGCGGGCGCACATTGAACGCTATCAGCATGCAATGGCGTAA
- a CDS encoding tetratricopeptide repeat protein produces the protein MTDQATFQHALRAAQARGDFAEIARLHHTAGDEALQRREPEQATHHFVRALAAYSQIGDVRGVGAMHVRLGNIALQRQQPHIATRHFRRALFAYEEAGHEKGLVGVYVGLGHVAAMQNRIDDARAYYDRALAILRRDLPETHPAVQSVLQHRNHLPSQDEK, from the coding sequence ATGACCGACCAAGCCACGTTTCAGCACGCCTTGCGTGCAGCGCAGGCGCGGGGCGACTTTGCCGAAATCGCCCGTTTGCACCACACCGCAGGCGACGAGGCGTTGCAGCGCCGCGAGCCAGAACAAGCCACCCACCATTTTGTGCGCGCGCTTGCCGCTTATAGCCAAATTGGAGACGTGCGCGGCGTAGGCGCGATGCATGTGCGGCTGGGGAACATCGCCTTGCAGCGCCAGCAACCCCACATCGCGACGCGCCATTTTCGGCGTGCGCTCTTTGCGTATGAAGAAGCCGGCCATGAAAAGGGCTTGGTGGGTGTCTATGTGGGGTTGGGGCACGTCGCCGCCATGCAGAACCGCATTGACGACGCCCGCGCCTACTACGATCGCGCCCTGGCTATTTTGCGGCGCGATTTGCCCGAAACACACCCCGCTGTCCAATCGGTTTTGCAACATCGCAATCATCTCCCTTCACAGGATGAAAAATGA
- a CDS encoding diguanylate cyclase yields the protein MIDALTGAYTRVFLREILPQQLDVCKAAGSTLALFLMDLDHFKVINDSFGHARGDEALREFARRIRHVLRRGDILCRYGGDEFVVVAEGLSPSEASVLGERMLTSVAETPIPGTPPLSLSVSIGLALFPDDADTVETLLQVADTRHYEAKRRGRAQLVGPEQDAETVSARFYASSRLIERDAQMSAFRAFLQAMPQARRGLFAVHGEAGCGQTRFLQETAKLARLQGYTTLHIHAHEPRRHRIYGAFLSAQQRIPKLADTFLGRHHVAETIEAFVRDKHAQGLFITIDGAHMLDSGSVRSLVSLFESTIPQVAIAYAPAAPMTLRLLRQQAHLRESVTLAPLSKAGLTVWLRHALLHEPEHAFVEWLFQESGGKPAAASACLETLSAYGLLAFNGEHWVASPYITKVSLDASLKSLLFAEPTKNSIPVEANTFIGRASEIKHLTQQVQNHAFVSLVGPPGIGKTRLAKQFARELVVQTGWRAIFVDMHECVDAHQLPYAILHALGIQPDTDDVWRQVYMLLSEHTSLLVIDGADIHEEVPSLLARLQAHLSQVRILALARQPLDVPGAFVFFLPPFALPPETAVLHEIDRAESVLMFIHEARDAYERFAFGKEWQLWRDLVLCTRGIPFLIRLLAMWVDFHTPDEWHAMLQTCKQGARPSPTPVLNFLWEQFSAEEHTFLRLLAAAPVPMSSQLLQECIHVTPFFFSALVERAFLHVVGKRAVMHEMFRDYIQAQHASPEQMEEYRRLIAQRGARALPVPPQHYHAEQTQAWLRAMALDAPFWKWLLFHVDWLDDEEAAQVIERLARWFLTTGNVTEGADLFMRAAAQVASPFQQAHLHVWRARMLLHMRQPQAALPLLEEAAPFLRGALLEDALLTRAEALWAMGAHGQVQTILSTLKPHPEMPLHMRARFFLLKARAALHNQHTESAASLAQQAFQAALQGIAPHEVVEAAALLHALHQEDGYILSVREWFLRAIQYVEGLGHVYGRVQLYEQMGSLLLIWQEYEQAAALYAQIIQDAYQRISYATRMRLLLRYTHTLALQQRWQEAMLSLYLFVSQGGFRLITDEAMRWMAVLVALVVLWHEATRDEQMQIVHLLAKIPTDMMDATAHVLRAHVRIPQSDVKRPAQSAKDIWREVAVLVERQMFADALNGAEKNTSDT from the coding sequence ATGATTGATGCATTGACAGGAGCATATACGCGGGTATTTTTGCGCGAGATATTGCCTCAGCAACTTGATGTTTGCAAAGCAGCCGGCAGTACGTTGGCTTTGTTTTTGATGGACCTTGACCACTTCAAAGTGATCAACGATTCCTTTGGACATGCACGCGGCGATGAAGCCTTGCGCGAATTTGCTCGCCGCATTCGCCACGTGTTGCGACGCGGAGATATCCTCTGCCGCTATGGCGGCGATGAGTTTGTTGTTGTGGCTGAAGGGCTCTCCCCGTCGGAAGCGAGTGTGTTGGGAGAGCGGATGCTGACCAGTGTTGCCGAAACACCGATTCCAGGGACACCCCCTCTGTCGCTCTCGGTCAGTATCGGCTTGGCGCTCTTCCCAGATGACGCTGACACGGTCGAAACGTTGTTGCAAGTGGCTGATACGCGGCATTATGAAGCCAAGCGGCGTGGGCGGGCGCAATTGGTGGGACCAGAGCAGGACGCGGAAACTGTTTCAGCGCGCTTTTACGCCAGCAGTCGCTTGATTGAACGTGATGCCCAGATGAGCGCTTTTCGCGCTTTTTTGCAGGCAATGCCCCAGGCACGGCGTGGGCTTTTTGCCGTACACGGCGAAGCCGGCTGCGGGCAGACCCGCTTTTTGCAAGAAACCGCTAAACTCGCACGCTTGCAAGGCTACACAACGCTTCATATTCACGCGCATGAACCACGCCGACACCGTATCTACGGCGCGTTTCTCTCGGCACAGCAACGCATCCCCAAACTGGCGGATACGTTTTTGGGGCGGCATCACGTTGCCGAAACAATTGAAGCATTTGTGCGTGATAAGCACGCCCAAGGCCTCTTCATCACGATTGACGGCGCCCATATGCTGGATTCCGGCTCGGTGCGCTCTCTCGTCTCTTTGTTCGAGAGCACTATCCCGCAAGTGGCTATCGCCTACGCGCCAGCCGCGCCGATGACGCTTCGGCTTCTCCGGCAACAGGCTCACTTGCGCGAGAGCGTGACCCTCGCACCGTTATCAAAGGCAGGTCTGACGGTATGGTTGCGACATGCGCTCTTGCACGAACCAGAGCACGCATTTGTTGAGTGGCTGTTTCAGGAAAGTGGGGGAAAACCCGCCGCTGCCTCTGCATGTTTGGAAACACTCTCCGCCTATGGGCTTTTAGCCTTCAATGGCGAACATTGGGTTGCTTCGCCCTATATTACCAAAGTCTCTTTAGATGCTTCTTTGAAGTCGCTTTTGTTTGCTGAACCCACAAAAAATTCCATACCTGTTGAAGCAAATACGTTCATTGGGCGCGCATCTGAAATCAAACACCTGACGCAACAGGTGCAAAACCACGCGTTTGTTTCCCTGGTTGGTCCCCCCGGTATTGGCAAAACGCGCCTGGCAAAGCAATTCGCCCGCGAATTGGTGGTGCAAACCGGTTGGCGCGCCATCTTCGTTGATATGCACGAGTGTGTAGACGCCCACCAACTGCCGTATGCCATTCTGCATGCGCTTGGCATTCAACCTGATACAGATGATGTGTGGCGGCAAGTGTATATGCTCTTGTCGGAGCATACGTCTCTCCTTGTCATTGATGGGGCTGATATTCACGAAGAGGTCCCCTCGCTGCTTGCCCGTTTGCAGGCCCATCTGAGCCAGGTGCGCATTCTGGCGCTTGCCCGCCAGCCGCTTGATGTGCCCGGAGCGTTTGTCTTTTTCCTGCCCCCCTTTGCTTTGCCGCCTGAGACCGCCGTATTGCACGAGATTGATCGTGCTGAATCTGTTTTGATGTTCATCCACGAAGCACGCGACGCATATGAGCGTTTCGCATTTGGAAAAGAGTGGCAACTCTGGCGCGACCTTGTCTTGTGTACACGTGGTATCCCTTTCCTCATTCGGCTTTTGGCAATGTGGGTGGATTTTCACACCCCTGATGAGTGGCATGCCATGTTGCAGACCTGCAAACAAGGTGCGCGCCCCTCGCCAACACCTGTATTGAATTTTCTTTGGGAGCAATTTTCAGCCGAAGAACATACGTTTTTGCGGCTTCTCGCGGCAGCGCCTGTCCCTATGTCATCGCAGTTGCTTCAAGAGTGTATCCACGTGACGCCCTTTTTTTTCTCCGCCTTGGTCGAGCGAGCGTTTTTGCACGTGGTTGGAAAACGCGCCGTCATGCACGAAATGTTTCGCGACTATATCCAGGCGCAACATGCGTCCCCTGAGCAGATGGAAGAATACCGCCGCCTGATAGCCCAGCGTGGCGCCAGGGCGCTTCCCGTTCCGCCGCAACACTATCACGCGGAGCAGACCCAGGCTTGGTTGCGAGCCATGGCGCTTGATGCGCCGTTTTGGAAGTGGTTGTTGTTCCATGTTGACTGGCTTGATGATGAAGAAGCGGCGCAGGTGATTGAGCGCCTTGCGCGTTGGTTTTTGACAACGGGGAATGTCACCGAAGGCGCCGACCTTTTTATGCGCGCGGCTGCACAAGTCGCCTCACCTTTTCAGCAGGCACATTTGCACGTTTGGCGTGCGCGTATGTTGCTGCACATGCGCCAACCACAAGCCGCATTGCCCTTGTTGGAAGAAGCCGCGCCTTTTCTGCGGGGGGCGCTTTTGGAAGATGCATTGCTGACACGCGCGGAAGCATTGTGGGCGATGGGGGCGCATGGACAGGTGCAGACCATTTTGTCCACCTTGAAGCCCCATCCAGAAATGCCGCTGCATATGCGCGCCCGGTTTTTCCTTTTGAAGGCGCGCGCCGCATTGCACAACCAGCATACAGAGTCGGCGGCCTCTCTGGCACAGCAGGCATTTCAGGCGGCTTTGCAGGGTATCGCCCCGCATGAGGTTGTTGAGGCAGCGGCGTTGTTGCATGCATTGCATCAAGAAGATGGCTATATCTTATCCGTGCGCGAATGGTTTTTGCGTGCCATTCAGTATGTGGAAGGCTTGGGGCATGTGTATGGGCGCGTCCAGTTGTATGAACAGATGGGCAGTCTCCTTCTCATCTGGCAAGAGTATGAACAAGCCGCGGCGCTCTACGCTCAGATTATACAAGACGCCTACCAGCGAATCAGTTATGCAACCCGTATGCGCCTTTTGTTGCGCTATACGCACACCCTCGCCTTGCAGCAACGTTGGCAGGAAGCCATGCTCAGCCTCTATCTTTTTGTTTCGCAGGGTGGTTTCCGTCTCATCACGGATGAGGCCATGCGCTGGATGGCAGTGTTGGTGGCCTTGGTCGTGCTGTGGCATGAAGCGACAAGAGATGAGCAAATGCAAATAGTGCATCTTTTGGCGAAAATCCCCACCGATATGATGGATGCAACAGCACATGTGCTTCGTGCACATGTGCGGATCCCTCAATCTGACGTGAAGCGTCCCGCTCAATCAGCCAAAGACATTTGGCGAGAGGTGGCGGTGTTGGTGGAGCGCCAGATGTTTGCAGATGCCCTGAATGGCGCAGAAAAGAACACGTCTGATACGTGA